Proteins from a single region of Corvus hawaiiensis isolate bCorHaw1 chromosome 6, bCorHaw1.pri.cur, whole genome shotgun sequence:
- the LOC125327781 gene encoding MAP3K12-binding inhibitory protein 1 isoform X4, with product MAAAVPGPLLPGGRAPEVDPAASEVASSALRCLVGLAGQLNLGDDIVKVVIDWSKLQSTSALQPALLFSALQQHILCLQPLLEKLQSLIKEENIGHVEPAGKTESQTSLDVYDGNSQTEEKYGSYDLRDLKDAHFHFDPEVVQIKAGKAEIDRRISAFIERKQAEINENNVREFCNVIDCNQENSCARTDAIFTPYPGFKSHIKVSRVVNTYGPQTRSEGTHGPSHKASVPMHDCGNQAVEERLQNIEAHLRLQTELFWQEEKDSISPSELFIG from the exons ATGGCGGCGGCGGTGCCCGGCCCGCTCCTGCCCGGCGGCCGCGCTCCGGAGGTCGACCCTGCGGCCTCTGAGGTAGCGAGCAGCGCCCTGCGCTGTCTGGTCGGGCTGGCGGGGCAG CTTAATCTTGGAGACGATATTGTGAAAGTTGTAATCGATTGGAGCAAGCTTCAGAGCACATCAGCCCTTCAGCCAGCGTTGCTGTTTAGTGCACTTCAGCAGCATATTTTATGTTTACAG CCTCTCTTAGAAAAACTACAGTCATTGatcaaagaggaaaatataGGCCATGTTGAACCTGCAGGTAAAACAGAAAGTCAAACAAGTTTAGATGTTTATGATGGTAACAGTCAGACTGAAGAAAAGTATGGAAGTTATGACTTGAGAGATCTGAAGGAtgctcattttcattttgatcCAGAAGTGGTCCaaataaaagctggaaaagcagaa ATTGACAGGCGGATATCAGCTTTCATCGAGAGGAAACAAGCCGAGATCAATGAAAATAATGTCAGGGAATTTTGCAATGTTATTGATTGTAATCAAG aaaatagcTGTGCCAGAACAGACGCAATTTTCACACCCTATCCTGGATTTAAAAGTCATATAAAGG TTTCTAGGGTAGTAAATACATATGGGCCTCAGACTAGATCTGAAGGAACGCATGGGCCCAGTCACAAAGCCAGTGTACCCATGCATGATTGTGGAAACCAAGCTGTTGAGGAGAGATTGCAAAACATTGAAGCACACTTACGGTTACAAACAG
- the LOC125327781 gene encoding MAP3K12-binding inhibitory protein 1 isoform X5 — translation MAAAVPGPLLPGGRAPEVDPAASEVASSALRCLVGLAGQLNLGDDIVKVVIDWSKLQSTSALQPALLFSALQQHILCLQPLLEKLQSLIKEENIGHVEPAGKTESQTSLDVYDGNSQTEEKYGSYDLRDLKDAHFHFDPEVVQIKAGKAEIDRRISAFIERKQAEINENNVREFCNVIDCNQENSCARTDAIFTPYPGFKSHIKVSRVVNTYGPQTRSEGTHGPSHKASVPMHDCGNQAVEERLQNIEAHLRLQTELFWQEEKDSISP, via the exons ATGGCGGCGGCGGTGCCCGGCCCGCTCCTGCCCGGCGGCCGCGCTCCGGAGGTCGACCCTGCGGCCTCTGAGGTAGCGAGCAGCGCCCTGCGCTGTCTGGTCGGGCTGGCGGGGCAG CTTAATCTTGGAGACGATATTGTGAAAGTTGTAATCGATTGGAGCAAGCTTCAGAGCACATCAGCCCTTCAGCCAGCGTTGCTGTTTAGTGCACTTCAGCAGCATATTTTATGTTTACAG CCTCTCTTAGAAAAACTACAGTCATTGatcaaagaggaaaatataGGCCATGTTGAACCTGCAGGTAAAACAGAAAGTCAAACAAGTTTAGATGTTTATGATGGTAACAGTCAGACTGAAGAAAAGTATGGAAGTTATGACTTGAGAGATCTGAAGGAtgctcattttcattttgatcCAGAAGTGGTCCaaataaaagctggaaaagcagaa ATTGACAGGCGGATATCAGCTTTCATCGAGAGGAAACAAGCCGAGATCAATGAAAATAATGTCAGGGAATTTTGCAATGTTATTGATTGTAATCAAG aaaatagcTGTGCCAGAACAGACGCAATTTTCACACCCTATCCTGGATTTAAAAGTCATATAAAGG TTTCTAGGGTAGTAAATACATATGGGCCTCAGACTAGATCTGAAGGAACGCATGGGCCCAGTCACAAAGCCAGTGTACCCATGCATGATTGTGGAAACCAAGCTGTTGAGGAGAGATTGCAAAACATTGAAGCACACTTACGGTTACAAACAG